The proteins below come from a single Rhizobium etli CFN 42 genomic window:
- a CDS encoding isochorismatase family protein encodes MSGHETILLVIDAQESFRQRDHWDESLASAYIDRQQALIDGAAASGIPVVQIFHVDGSGPFSESSGFVRTLAPLRIAPDVTFKKSRHSALVGSGLDVWLTENGVRRIIVSGIRTEQCCETTTRHASDLGYQVDYVGEATLTFPMTDAAGRTWSAGEIRGRTELVLSGRFARISTVEQALAGRAEQLAA; translated from the coding sequence ATGTCCGGCCATGAAACCATACTTCTCGTCATCGACGCTCAGGAGTCCTTCCGGCAGCGCGATCATTGGGATGAAAGCCTCGCATCCGCCTATATCGATCGCCAGCAGGCTCTGATCGATGGCGCGGCGGCAAGCGGGATACCCGTCGTTCAGATCTTCCATGTCGATGGCAGCGGGCCGTTTTCGGAAAGCTCGGGCTTCGTCAGGACGCTCGCTCCGCTGAGGATCGCCCCCGACGTGACCTTCAAAAAGAGCCGTCACAGCGCGCTCGTCGGCTCCGGTCTCGACGTCTGGCTGACCGAGAACGGCGTCCGTCGCATCATCGTCTCGGGCATCCGCACCGAACAGTGCTGCGAGACCACGACCCGCCACGCATCGGATCTCGGCTATCAGGTCGATTATGTCGGCGAAGCGACGCTGACTTTCCCGATGACCGACGCGGCGGGACGCACCTGGAGCGCCGGGGAAATACGCGGCCGCACGGAACTGGTCCTGTCGGGCCGTTTCGCCAGGATCTCAACCGTCGAACAGGCGCTGGCGGGGCGCGCTGAGCAACTCGCCGCATGA
- a CDS encoding response regulator translates to MRLLVVEDNKELAAWLGKALRQAQYTIDIAYDGEDAEHLLKVAEYSAMILDLSLPKLDGLTLLKRLRQSGNKLPVIILTANASLDGRVAGLDSGADDYLAKPFEIAELEARIRAVVRRGQDRASSEITVGNLRFSGGTRQFFVEGEPLQLTPREYAVLEQLVMKLGTTVSKAALSESVFGFDDEADPSAIEIYVHRLRKKLEASSVQIATLRGLGYLLRHVQ, encoded by the coding sequence ATGCGACTGCTTGTGGTGGAGGACAACAAGGAACTGGCGGCCTGGCTGGGCAAAGCCCTGCGGCAGGCGCAATATACGATCGACATTGCCTATGACGGCGAAGACGCGGAGCATCTGCTCAAGGTGGCGGAATATTCGGCGATGATCCTCGACCTTTCGCTGCCGAAGCTCGACGGATTGACGCTCCTGAAGCGGCTGAGACAATCAGGCAACAAGCTCCCGGTCATCATCCTGACCGCCAATGCGAGCCTCGACGGCCGCGTGGCCGGGCTCGACAGCGGCGCCGACGATTACCTCGCCAAGCCCTTCGAAATCGCCGAACTCGAAGCCAGGATACGCGCGGTGGTGCGCCGCGGGCAGGACCGGGCCTCGTCGGAAATCACCGTCGGAAACCTGCGTTTTTCCGGCGGCACGCGGCAGTTCTTCGTCGAGGGCGAGCCGCTGCAATTGACGCCGCGGGAATATGCCGTGCTCGAACAGCTCGTCATGAAGCTCGGCACTACGGTTTCGAAAGCCGCCCTGTCCGAAAGCGTCTTCGGTTTCGACGATGAGGCGGATCCGAGCGCCATCGAAATCTATGTCCATAGGCTTCGAAAGAAGCTCGAAGCCAGCTCCGTGCAGATCGCGACGTTGCGCGGCCTCGGTTATCTCCTCAGACATGTTCAGTAG
- a CDS encoding LacI family DNA-binding transcriptional regulator, with product MTTIRDVARLAGVSISTVSLALNSPKRVGAETLDRIQQAIKSTGYRIDPVAQTLARGRSSLVGFVSANLGNMFFGDIRREIEHQALDHGYFVLIADSSGRADLERALLERMEAQKIAGIALATNGHGEEYAAFLRDFKTPIVMFDQKVEGAERDFVGSDNPLTTTILTEHLLQLGHRRIAFISGPSGLHTADERLKGFIDTMAAAGVDVDPSLVTEGGYTRTGGHTQAMRLLTLRDRPTAIIGANNMMGLATLQVMQEMGFRCPEDVSLAMVDDVPWSNVITPRITMVVQDAQKLGELAAQRLLARISSPEAAAEPPRDFILTPRFVRGESTKRL from the coding sequence ATGACGACCATAAGAGATGTCGCGCGCCTTGCGGGAGTTTCAATCTCGACCGTCTCGCTTGCGCTCAACAGCCCGAAGCGGGTGGGCGCCGAGACGCTGGACCGCATTCAGCAGGCGATCAAATCGACCGGCTACCGCATCGATCCGGTGGCCCAGACGCTGGCGCGCGGGCGCAGCTCGCTCGTCGGTTTCGTGTCCGCCAATCTCGGCAACATGTTCTTCGGCGACATCCGCCGCGAGATCGAGCACCAGGCGCTCGATCATGGCTATTTCGTCCTGATCGCCGACTCTTCCGGCAGGGCCGATCTCGAACGGGCGCTGTTGGAGCGAATGGAAGCCCAGAAGATCGCCGGCATCGCGCTGGCGACCAACGGCCACGGCGAGGAATACGCCGCGTTCCTGCGCGACTTCAAGACGCCGATCGTGATGTTCGACCAGAAGGTGGAAGGTGCCGAGCGCGATTTTGTCGGCTCCGACAATCCGCTGACGACGACCATCCTGACCGAGCACCTGCTGCAGCTCGGCCACCGGCGCATCGCCTTCATCTCCGGCCCAAGCGGCCTGCACACCGCCGACGAGCGTCTGAAGGGCTTCATCGATACGATGGCCGCCGCCGGCGTCGATGTCGATCCCTCGCTGGTCACCGAGGGCGGCTATACCAGGACCGGCGGCCATACGCAGGCGATGCGGCTGCTCACCCTCCGCGACAGGCCGACCGCCATCATCGGCGCCAACAACATGATGGGGCTCGCGACGCTGCAGGTGATGCAGGAAATGGGCTTCCGCTGCCCTGAGGACGTATCGCTGGCAATGGTCGACGATGTGCCCTGGAGCAACGTCATCACGCCGCGCATAACCATGGTGGTGCAGGATGCCCAGAAGCTCGGCGAACTGGCGGCGCAGCGGCTGCTGGCAAGAATCTCAAGCCCCGAAGCCGCCGCCGAGCCGCCGCGGGATTTCATTCTGACGCCGAGATTCGTGCGGGGGGAGTCGACCAAGCGGCTGTGA
- a CDS encoding sensor histidine kinase, producing the protein MFSSVFRKTGAAMGRLSQSLRVQLLSLVLLTLFGAIGFNLYDSFWSADATAKLVTDRTLLASARVIAEAVRVDEGGNVQVDVPPAALEMFDTGFGDRVFYQVITAWGNLVSGFPDLPLPAVQRSGEDRAFRGADVRVLMLDHPVVGLPNDGTISVTVAVTHISQYAMRKQLWLSDFSKQFVLVFLASLVTILGLQRGLAPALRLRDAVRRRGRNRLDPLPPEMVQSELRPLVHALNDYMERVQNQMAAQRRFVSNAAHQLRTPLALISTQASVASREDDAARRDEALAALRASTRQISRLASQLLTLSRAEPGSRRPRSDATDLSKAAREILEAYAEEALKRNIDLGLEADRSVIVEGDGTMLREMLVNLIDNAIRYSKADGRVTVAVGQENGHAVVTVEDNGPGIPEGEREQVFERFYRIMGTESEGSGLGLAIVREVVEGAGGSVSLSDAKGGGLVVTIRVPLA; encoded by the coding sequence ATGTTCAGTAGCGTCTTCAGGAAAACTGGCGCTGCCATGGGTCGGCTCAGCCAGAGCCTCAGGGTGCAGTTGCTTTCCCTGGTGCTGCTGACGCTGTTCGGCGCGATCGGCTTCAATCTCTACGACAGTTTCTGGTCAGCCGACGCGACGGCAAAGCTGGTGACGGATCGAACGCTTCTCGCGTCCGCCCGCGTCATCGCCGAGGCGGTGCGCGTCGACGAGGGCGGCAATGTTCAGGTGGATGTGCCGCCGGCTGCGCTCGAGATGTTTGATACCGGCTTCGGCGACCGCGTCTTTTACCAGGTCATCACCGCCTGGGGCAATCTGGTGAGTGGCTTTCCCGATCTGCCGCTGCCGGCCGTCCAGCGCTCCGGCGAGGATCGCGCCTTCCGCGGCGCCGATGTGCGCGTCCTGATGCTCGATCATCCGGTCGTCGGTCTTCCCAACGACGGCACGATCTCCGTGACCGTCGCCGTGACGCATATCAGCCAATATGCGATGCGAAAACAATTATGGCTTTCGGATTTTTCGAAGCAGTTCGTGCTGGTCTTCCTTGCAAGCTTGGTGACCATTCTCGGGCTGCAGCGCGGCCTTGCGCCGGCTTTGAGGCTGCGGGACGCCGTGCGCCGGCGCGGGCGCAATCGTCTCGATCCGTTGCCGCCGGAGATGGTCCAGAGCGAATTGCGCCCGCTCGTCCATGCGCTGAACGATTACATGGAGCGCGTCCAGAACCAAATGGCCGCACAGCGGCGGTTCGTATCGAACGCGGCGCATCAGTTGAGGACGCCGCTTGCGCTGATTTCGACGCAGGCGAGTGTGGCGTCCCGAGAAGATGATGCGGCCCGCCGCGACGAGGCGCTTGCTGCGCTCCGCGCCAGTACCCGGCAGATTTCGCGCCTCGCCAGCCAGCTTCTCACCTTGTCGCGGGCCGAGCCCGGCAGCCGCCGCCCGCGCAGCGATGCGACCGATCTCAGCAAGGCTGCCCGCGAGATCCTGGAGGCCTATGCCGAAGAGGCGCTCAAGCGCAACATCGATCTCGGTCTGGAGGCGGACCGCTCCGTCATCGTCGAGGGTGACGGGACAATGCTGCGCGAAATGCTGGTTAATCTCATCGACAATGCGATCCGCTATAGCAAAGCCGATGGGCGAGTGACCGTTGCTGTCGGGCAGGAGAACGGCCACGCGGTCGTCACTGTCGAGGACAATGGGCCGGGCATTCCCGAAGGGGAGCGCGAGCAGGTTTTTGAACGGTTCTATCGGATCATGGGAACCGAAAGCGAAGGGAGCGGTCTCGGGCTTGCGATTGTCCGTGAGGTCGTCGAAGGCGCTGGAGGTTCGGTTTCGCTGAGCGATGCGAAGGGCGGCGGGCTCGTCGTGACCATTCGAGTTCCGCTTGCCTGA
- a CDS encoding ABC transporter ATP-binding protein, translated as MQQDNKQVPAIELINVSRRFVSPTGKSLTALRDFNMTVARGEFVAVVGPTGCGKSTTLNLVTGLARPSAGEVRLMGGPITGIDPRVGFAFQTDALFPWKNVIDNVMAGPLFRGKSRAEAEKMARDWLARVGLSKFLHHYPHQLSGGMRKRVSLAQTFINEPEILLMDEPFSALDVQTRTVMHEELLKLWAERKASVVFVTHDLEEAVALADKVYVLTAGPATVKSVYTIDLPRPRIVSEIRYEQSFIDYCKTIWEDLREEVETSYRRASEAA; from the coding sequence ATGCAACAGGACAACAAACAGGTCCCGGCGATCGAGCTGATCAATGTCAGCCGCCGCTTCGTCTCGCCCACAGGCAAGTCGCTCACTGCGCTGCGGGATTTCAACATGACGGTCGCTCGCGGCGAGTTCGTCGCCGTCGTCGGCCCGACCGGATGCGGCAAGTCGACGACCCTCAATCTCGTGACGGGCCTCGCACGCCCCTCCGCCGGCGAAGTCCGCCTGATGGGCGGGCCGATCACCGGTATCGACCCGCGCGTCGGCTTTGCGTTCCAGACCGACGCGCTCTTTCCCTGGAAGAACGTCATCGACAACGTCATGGCCGGTCCGCTGTTCCGCGGCAAATCGCGCGCCGAGGCTGAGAAGATGGCCCGCGATTGGCTGGCGCGCGTCGGCCTGTCGAAGTTTCTGCATCACTATCCGCATCAGCTCTCCGGCGGTATGCGCAAGCGCGTCTCGCTGGCGCAGACCTTCATCAACGAACCTGAGATCCTGCTGATGGACGAGCCTTTCTCGGCGCTCGACGTGCAGACCCGGACCGTCATGCACGAGGAACTGCTCAAGCTCTGGGCGGAGCGCAAGGCGTCGGTGGTGTTCGTCACCCACGATCTCGAAGAGGCCGTGGCGCTCGCCGACAAGGTCTATGTGCTGACCGCCGGCCCGGCCACGGTCAAGTCGGTCTACACGATCGATCTTCCCCGGCCGCGCATCGTCTCGGAGATCCGCTACGAGCAGAGCTTCATCGATTACTGCAAGACGATCTGGGAAGACCTGCGCGAAGAGGTCGAGACCAGCTACCGCCGCGCAAGCGAAGCAGCCTGA
- a CDS encoding FadR/GntR family transcriptional regulator has product MQGKDRGRGSGSLVSRVGESLRQAILSGQYAAGDKLPSEHELTETHSVSRTVVREAVAALRSDGLVEVRQGAGIFVISPDPALSGRKVDKARVASDLEVLEIRTPVEIEAAGLAALRRSPAQEEAIFECHRKILHCIETDQSIREADLELHVAIAEATNNPLFKHFLESQGSAIIPQSRLVPETRTVEQTAYRKLIHREHETIIVAISDRDDQAARNAMREHLVGSQARYRNLLKDLRSFTS; this is encoded by the coding sequence ATGCAGGGGAAGGATCGCGGCAGGGGCTCGGGGTCACTGGTCTCACGGGTCGGCGAAAGCCTTCGGCAAGCCATTTTGAGCGGCCAGTATGCCGCCGGCGACAAGCTTCCGAGCGAGCATGAACTGACCGAAACGCACAGCGTCAGCCGAACCGTGGTGCGCGAGGCGGTCGCCGCGCTGCGGTCCGACGGGTTGGTCGAGGTGCGCCAGGGTGCCGGAATTTTCGTGATCAGCCCCGACCCGGCGCTGTCGGGCCGGAAGGTCGACAAGGCCCGCGTCGCTTCCGATCTCGAAGTGCTCGAAATCCGCACCCCCGTCGAAATCGAGGCAGCGGGACTTGCCGCGCTCCGCCGTTCACCGGCGCAGGAAGAGGCGATCTTCGAATGCCATCGGAAAATCCTCCATTGCATCGAGACGGACCAATCCATCCGCGAGGCGGATCTGGAACTCCATGTCGCCATCGCCGAGGCGACGAACAATCCGCTGTTCAAGCACTTCCTGGAATCCCAGGGCTCGGCGATCATCCCGCAGTCGCGGCTCGTCCCGGAAACCCGAACCGTCGAGCAGACCGCCTACCGCAAGCTGATCCATCGCGAACATGAAACGATCATCGTCGCGATCTCTGACAGGGACGATCAGGCCGCGCGCAACGCCATGCGCGAGCATCTGGTCGGCAGCCAGGCGCGATATCGCAACCTGCTGAAGGATCTGCGCAGCTTTACAAGCTGA
- a CDS encoding ABC transporter substrate-binding protein — protein MRSSRSLFHTVAISALMATASLTTSAAHAADKITIMVGGYEKQIYLPAKLAESLGYFKDEGLDVELLNEAAGVDAENQLLAGAVQGVVGFYDHCVDLQAKGKFVESIVQFSQAPGEVEMVSSKHQEIKSPADFKGKSLGVTGLGSSTNFLTLYMASKAGLKPGDVVTIPVGAGGTFIAAMQQDQIQAGMTTEPTISRMIKTGEASVLVDMRTVEATRQALGGTYPAASLYMETSWVDEHKEEAQKLANAFVKTLKYINTHSAAEIADKMPKDFYVGDKDGYIKALEEGKGMFTADGVMPEDGPKTVLAVLSEFSKNVKGKQIDLSKTYTTEFVKNVQ, from the coding sequence ATGCGTTCTTCACGCAGCCTTTTTCACACCGTCGCTATTTCCGCCCTCATGGCCACGGCATCGCTGACCACCAGCGCCGCCCATGCGGCCGACAAGATCACCATCATGGTCGGCGGCTATGAAAAACAGATCTATCTGCCCGCCAAGCTTGCCGAATCCCTCGGCTACTTCAAGGACGAGGGACTCGATGTCGAGCTTTTGAACGAAGCGGCCGGCGTCGATGCCGAAAACCAGCTGCTGGCTGGCGCCGTCCAGGGTGTTGTCGGCTTCTACGACCACTGTGTGGATCTCCAGGCCAAGGGCAAGTTCGTCGAATCCATCGTCCAGTTCAGCCAGGCGCCGGGCGAGGTCGAGATGGTGTCGAGCAAGCATCAGGAGATCAAGTCGCCGGCCGACTTCAAGGGCAAGAGCCTCGGCGTCACCGGTCTCGGCTCCTCGACCAATTTCCTGACCCTTTACATGGCCTCCAAGGCCGGCCTGAAGCCCGGCGATGTCGTCACCATTCCCGTCGGCGCCGGCGGCACTTTCATCGCGGCCATGCAGCAAGATCAGATCCAGGCCGGCATGACGACGGAGCCGACGATTTCGCGCATGATCAAGACAGGCGAAGCGAGCGTTCTCGTCGACATGCGCACTGTTGAAGCGACCCGTCAGGCGCTCGGTGGCACCTATCCGGCTGCCTCGCTCTACATGGAAACCTCCTGGGTAGATGAGCACAAGGAAGAAGCGCAGAAGCTCGCTAACGCCTTCGTCAAGACGCTGAAATACATCAACACCCATTCGGCCGCCGAAATCGCCGACAAGATGCCGAAGGATTTCTACGTCGGCGACAAGGACGGCTACATCAAGGCCCTCGAAGAGGGCAAGGGCATGTTCACGGCCGATGGCGTCATGCCGGAAGACGGTCCGAAGACCGTGCTTGCCGTGCTCTCGGAGTTCTCCAAGAACGTCAAGGGCAAGCAGATCGACCTTTCCAAGACCTACACGACGGAATTCGTCAAGAACGTCCAGTAA
- a CDS encoding carbohydrate-binding protein, protein MELTLKIVDADGFVQASATGRDETFLVYRQDYREGDCVVVEASEPGHLFLALDSAIHPGFVYIKESTYSLAVPFGDKRKSYSPNAFKGDIHRLSARKARPDELAQRRNLALNPWDDHANRALFPHARANVETRGEAVFAARNAIDGEKANDNHGFWPYTSWGINRDPEATLTVEFGRPVRIDEIVFYLRADFPHDSWWEQASVTFSNGKTRSFSLTKTGVAQCFSIEPYIVEWVELHGLVKAEDGSPFPALTQIEIWGAEALGAAAVAAEDQAGHAALSVPL, encoded by the coding sequence ATGGAATTGACGCTGAAGATCGTGGATGCCGACGGGTTCGTGCAGGCAAGCGCCACTGGGCGGGACGAGACCTTTCTCGTCTATCGCCAGGATTATCGTGAGGGCGACTGCGTCGTCGTCGAAGCCTCCGAACCCGGGCATCTCTTCCTCGCCTTAGACAGCGCGATCCATCCCGGTTTTGTCTACATCAAGGAAAGTACTTACTCGCTCGCTGTGCCTTTCGGCGATAAGCGCAAGTCCTATTCGCCGAATGCCTTCAAGGGGGACATCCACCGGCTTTCAGCGAGAAAGGCGCGGCCCGACGAACTCGCGCAGCGGCGCAATCTCGCTTTGAACCCCTGGGACGACCACGCCAATCGGGCGCTCTTCCCGCATGCGCGGGCCAATGTCGAGACCCGCGGCGAAGCGGTCTTTGCGGCGCGCAATGCGATCGACGGCGAAAAGGCCAACGACAATCATGGATTCTGGCCCTATACGAGTTGGGGCATCAATCGCGACCCCGAAGCGACGCTGACGGTGGAGTTCGGCAGGCCCGTCCGGATTGATGAGATCGTCTTCTACCTCAGGGCTGATTTCCCGCATGATTCCTGGTGGGAGCAGGCGAGCGTCACCTTCTCCAACGGCAAGACCCGCTCCTTTTCGTTGACAAAAACCGGCGTCGCGCAATGTTTTTCCATCGAGCCCTACATCGTCGAATGGGTGGAGCTGCACGGATTGGTTAAGGCCGAGGACGGTTCGCCTTTTCCGGCGCTGACGCAGATCGAAATCTGGGGAGCAGAGGCGTTGGGCGCCGCAGCCGTCGCTGCCGAAGATCAGGCCGGTCACGCCGCTCTTTCTGTTCCTCTATGA
- a CDS encoding GlxA family transcriptional regulator, with the protein MTEVAQPFEIPVFVVVPPRVLLLDVAGPIEVLRKANLEQQAVRFSVTYIGPSATVGSSIGLSVTGVAALPERLPDRALVVIAGSADAPMENNRPWDGQERAAQAGIVAWLKRAIRPGVRLVSICSGALLAAEAGMLDGRECTTHHGCMEDLARLAPTARIRDNRLYVEDGERLTSAGITAGIDLMLYIVAEATGHACALAVARYLVVYLRRAGSDPQLSPWLEGRNHIHPVIHRAQDAVAADPTRDWSVASLAHLSGASPRNLSRLFNEQTGMSVTDFVNRMRVALAREMLAGSRLDMEAVAMRSGFGSARQLRRAWNRLHDSPPSAARPRPALGS; encoded by the coding sequence ATGACGGAAGTCGCGCAGCCCTTCGAGATTCCCGTTTTCGTCGTCGTGCCGCCGCGCGTGCTGCTGCTCGACGTCGCCGGTCCGATCGAAGTGCTGCGCAAGGCCAATCTCGAACAGCAGGCGGTGCGCTTCAGCGTCACCTATATCGGCCCGTCGGCAACGGTCGGCAGCTCGATCGGCCTTTCCGTCACCGGCGTCGCCGCCCTGCCGGAGCGCTTGCCCGATCGGGCGCTCGTCGTCATCGCCGGCAGCGCCGACGCGCCGATGGAGAACAACCGTCCTTGGGACGGGCAGGAGCGCGCCGCGCAGGCCGGCATCGTCGCATGGCTGAAGCGCGCCATTCGTCCGGGAGTTCGATTGGTCTCGATCTGCTCCGGCGCCCTGCTCGCCGCCGAGGCCGGAATGCTCGATGGCCGCGAATGCACCACCCATCACGGCTGCATGGAAGACCTGGCCAGACTCGCGCCCACCGCGCGCATCCGGGACAACCGCCTCTATGTTGAGGATGGAGAGCGCCTGACGAGCGCCGGCATCACCGCCGGCATTGATCTCATGCTGTATATCGTCGCCGAAGCGACGGGACATGCCTGCGCGCTTGCGGTGGCGCGGTATCTCGTCGTCTATCTCAGGCGCGCCGGCTCGGACCCGCAGCTTTCGCCCTGGCTCGAAGGCCGTAACCATATCCATCCGGTCATTCATCGTGCACAGGATGCCGTCGCCGCCGATCCCACTCGCGACTGGTCGGTCGCCTCGCTTGCGCACCTCAGCGGTGCCAGTCCGCGGAACCTCTCGCGGCTGTTCAACGAGCAGACCGGCATGAGCGTCACGGATTTCGTCAACCGCATGCGCGTGGCGCTTGCCCGGGAGATGCTCGCCGGTTCAAGGCTGGATATGGAGGCTGTGGCGATGCGCTCAGGCTTCGGCTCGGCCCGGCAGCTGCGCCGAGCGTGGAACCGTCTGCACGACAGCCCGCCGAGCGCAGCACGGCCGAGGCCGGCCTTGGGTTCATAG
- a CDS encoding ABC transporter permease has product MAHITLEAGSTALFRPGTSDAEIEASALKAMRRRNTLVRFWQIAILVFVIGMWELASNMQWIDPFFYSSPSGVLERLYEWATEGTTEGSLWYNLWVTMEEALIGFFAGSITGVFVGIGLGRNRFLSDIFSVYIKAINSIPRVVLAPIFIMIMGLGLPSKVALAFIMVFFVVFANAFQGVREADRNMIANARILGASDWQVTRTVVIPSAMSWIFASLHVSFGFAIIGAIVGEFVGARFGIGQLISIAKGTFDAAGMFAAILLVMVVTLFAEYIMTLIENRLAKWRPQQHLDTQ; this is encoded by the coding sequence ATGGCACACATCACGCTCGAGGCCGGTTCGACCGCTCTCTTTCGCCCGGGCACATCGGATGCCGAAATCGAAGCCTCAGCACTGAAGGCCATGCGCCGGCGCAACACGCTGGTGCGCTTCTGGCAGATCGCCATCCTGGTCTTCGTGATCGGCATGTGGGAGCTTGCCTCCAACATGCAGTGGATCGACCCGTTCTTCTACTCGAGCCCGAGCGGCGTTCTCGAGCGCCTTTACGAATGGGCGACAGAGGGCACGACCGAAGGATCGCTCTGGTATAATCTCTGGGTGACGATGGAGGAGGCGCTGATCGGCTTCTTCGCCGGCTCGATCACCGGCGTCTTCGTCGGCATCGGCCTCGGCCGCAACCGTTTCCTGTCGGATATCTTCTCCGTCTACATCAAGGCGATCAACTCGATCCCGCGCGTCGTCCTGGCCCCAATCTTCATCATGATCATGGGTCTCGGCCTGCCGTCCAAGGTGGCGCTCGCCTTCATCATGGTGTTCTTCGTCGTCTTCGCCAACGCCTTCCAGGGCGTGCGCGAAGCCGACCGCAACATGATCGCCAACGCCCGCATTCTCGGCGCTTCCGACTGGCAGGTGACGCGCACGGTGGTCATTCCCTCGGCGATGAGCTGGATCTTCGCGAGCCTCCACGTCTCCTTCGGCTTTGCGATCATCGGTGCAATCGTCGGCGAATTCGTCGGCGCCCGCTTCGGCATCGGTCAGTTGATCTCGATCGCCAAGGGCACGTTCGATGCGGCCGGCATGTTCGCGGCCATCCTCCTCGTCATGGTCGTCACGCTTTTTGCCGAATACATCATGACGCTGATCGAAAACCGCCTGGCGAAATGGCGGCCGCAGCAGCACCTCGATACGCAATAA